A portion of the Leucoraja erinacea ecotype New England unplaced genomic scaffold, Leri_hhj_1 Leri_265S, whole genome shotgun sequence genome contains these proteins:
- the LOC129693334 gene encoding high affinity cGMP-specific 3',5'-cyclic phosphodiesterase 9A-like has translation MNVEEGTPCGGRQGVVSYTLSPETIEALKTPTFDVWQWAPNEMLSCLEYMYHGLGLVRDFNINPITLKRWLLNVQENYKDNPFHNFRHSFSVTQMMHGLVYLCELQGMRELILATDMERHKDIMSDFSQCVEVFNFTNPEHVRLLEQILIKCCDTSNEVRPLQVSDPWVDCLLQEYFMQGDREKAEGLPVTPFMDRARVSKPHTQIIFITSILVPMVESLSKLFPQLDDVLLSPLKATRDEYQLWNEERNQLEPLPGTPVIQISI, from the exons ATGAATGTTGAGGAGGGAACGCCGTGCGGCGGGAGGCAGGGAGTTGTCTCT TACACTCTCTCCCCTGAAACAATCGAGGCATTGAAGACTCCAACCTTTGACGTCTGGCAGTGGGCTCCGAATGAG atgctgagctgTCTGGAGTACATGTATCACGGGCTGGGCCTGGTCCGGGACTTCAATATCAACCCCATCACACTCAAACGTTGGCTG ttAAACGTCCAGGAGAATTACAAGGACAATCCCTTTCACAATTTCCGTCATTCGTTCTCGGTTACTCAAATGATGCATGGCCTGGTCTACCTCTGTGAGCTCCAG GGGATGAGAGAGCTGATCCTCGCCACAGACATGGAGAGACACAAGGATATCATGTCTGACTTCTCGCAGTGTGTAGAGGTCTTTAACTTCACAAATCCAGAACATGTAAGACTG ctTGAGCAGATTCTAattaaatgttgtgacacttcGAATGAGGTGCGGCCTCTGCAGGTTTCAGATCCGTGGGTCGACTGTCTGTTGCAGGAGTATTTCATGCAg GGTGACAGAGAGAAGGCGGAAGGTTTACCTGTGACACCGTTTATGGATCGGGCGAGAGTTTCTAAACCACACACACAAATCATCTTCATCACCTCCATCCTTGTCCCAATGGTCGAATCTCTGAGCAAG CTGTTTCCACAGCTGGATGATGTGCTCCTGTCTCCTCTGAAGGCCACACGAGATGAATACCAGCTATGGAATGAGGAGAGGAACCAATTGGAGCCGTTACCCGGGACCCCCGTGATCCAAATCTCCATCTGA